A stretch of bacterium DNA encodes these proteins:
- the mscL gene encoding large-conductance mechanosensitive channel protein MscL, with protein sequence MFKEFKEFAMKGNVVDMAVGIVIGAAFGTIVKSFVSDILMPPIGLLMGNVDFSNLFIILKEGSQAGPFMTIADAQAAGAVTLNYGMFVNTVISFIIVAVAVFMVVKSLNKMQRQEETPPEVPTTKECSFCFTNIAINATRCPNCTSEL encoded by the coding sequence ATGTTTAAGGAATTCAAAGAGTTTGCAATGAAAGGCAACGTTGTTGACATGGCCGTCGGTATTGTCATAGGTGCCGCTTTCGGGACTATCGTAAAGTCCTTTGTGAGCGACATCCTGATGCCGCCCATCGGATTACTTATGGGCAACGTGGACTTTTCCAACCTTTTCATTATCCTGAAAGAGGGTTCCCAGGCGGGTCCCTTCATGACCATCGCAGATGCACAGGCTGCCGGGGCAGTGACATTGAATTACGGAATGTTTGTCAACACAGTCATAAGCTTTATCATTGTCGCTGTAGCGGTATTCATGGTCGTTAAATCCCTGAACAAAATGCAGCGCCAGGAAGAGACTCCTCCGGAGGTGCCGACCACGAAAGAGTGTTCATTTTGCTTCACCAACATTGCCATTAATGCGACCCGCTGCCCGAACTGCACTTCCGAGCTTTAG